The sequence CGCCCGACGCTGCGAGCGGACCGCCGAGCGAGCTCAATAGCGGCGCAGCGGCGATTGCCGCACACCAGAGGAACAGCATCACGATAAGAACGCGGCGCGGGGTCATGATGGAAAACATTATAGCAGAATCACGAGAGAGAAGCAAGAAGGAACGGCAACAGGTAGCAGCTAACAGTTAACAGTTAGCAGTTAGCAGTTTATAGCCATGAGTGAAAAGGGGATGCTTCGGAAGGAGCATCCGTCGCCGCGCTCCCCAGAATGACAGAGACTCAGCTTCCTTGAGAATATCGGAGTCACCAACAACTACATGTCATTCCGAGCGAAGCGAGGAATCTATACGGGAAGAAAGATTCTTCTTCGTCGCAAAGAACGCTCCTCCTCAGAATGACAGAGGCCCAGCTTCCTTGAGAATATTGGAGCCATCAACAACTACATGTCATTCCGAGCGCAGCGAGGAATCTATACTGACCTCGGTCCCTTCACTCTATCGCCGCAAGAAAGATTCTTCGTCGTCGCAAAGAACGCTCCTCCTCAGAATGACAAGGACCCGGTTTCCTTGAGAATATTGGAGCCTCCAACAACAACATGTCATTCCGAGCGAAGCGAGGAATCTATACTGACCTCGGTTCCTTCACTGTATCGCCGTAAGAAAGATTCTTCGTCGTCGCAAAAAAACGCTCCTCCTCAGAATGACATAGACTCAGCCTCCTTGAGAATATTGGAGCCACCAACAACTACATGTCATTCCGAGCGAAGCGAGGAATCTATACTGACCTCGGTTCCTTCACTCTTTCGCCGTAAGAAAGATTCTTCGTCGTCGCAAAGAACGCTCCACCTCAGAATGACACAGACCCAGCTTCCTTGGGAATATTGGAGCCACCAACAACTGCATGTCATTCCGAGCGCAGCGAGGAATCTATACTGACCTCGGTTCCTTCACTCTATCGCCGTAAGAAAGATTCTTCGTCGTCGCAAAGAACGCTCCTCCTCAGAATGACAGGGATCCAGCTTCCTTGAGAATATTGAAGCGACTAACAACCATATGTCATTCCGAGCGTAGCGAGGAATCTATACTGACTTCGGTTCCTTCACTCTTTCGTCGTGCGAAAGATTCTTCGTCGTCGCAAAAAACGCTCCTCCTCAGAATGACAGAGGCCCAGCTTCCTTGAGAATATTGGAGCCACCAACAACTACATGTCATTCCGAGCGCAGCGAGGAATCTATGCTGTCGTCGTTTCCTTCACTCTTTCGTCGTGCGAAAGATTCTTCGTCGTCGCAAAAAACGCTCCTCCTCAGAATGACAGAGACGGAACTAGATTCCGCTACTTAATTATCCAGACCCCAATCTGCGTAATCTGCAATCAGCGCAAAATCAGCGCCATCTGCGTAATCACTTTAGCAGAAGCATCTTTCTCGTCTCTATAAACCTTCCAGACCTGAGGGTGTAAAAATATGCGCCGCCGGCAAAGCTGGCTCCGTTGAACGCCGCACGGTTCAACACTCCCGCCTCAACGCTGCCGTTCACGAGAGTCGCAACCTCTTCCCCAAGCGTGTTGTACACTTTCAGCGTCGCGATGCCCGACGTCGGCACCGCAAATTCGATGCTGGTTTCCGGGTTGAACGGGTTCGGGTAATTCTGTCCGAGCAGTATCGTATTCGGCGCCAACGTCATCGTTGCTTCCACTTCATCGCTGTACTCAAAGTTTCCGTTGCGGTCAATCTGCTTCAGACGGTAATTGTAGCTCCCAACCACCGCGGATGCATCCTTGAAAGAATAACGATGCACGCTGCTGCTCGTTCCATACCCGTGAACAAACCCTATTGTTTCCCAACTGTTCATTGTTGATTGTTCATTGTTCATTGTACTCCGCTCCACCTCAAACCCGTAATTCTCCGTCTCCGTCGCCGTCGTCCAGCGAAGCTCGACCCCATCCTCCGCCGCACGAGCCGTGAACGAACTCAGCTCGACGGGAAGATTGGTCGCGACAAAACTTGACTCGGCAGCGTCGTTCGCTGAACCCTCTGTTCCAGCCCCTCCTGCCGATGTTTTTGAATCGAGCCCGAAGTCGCTTACCGACCCGATATTCACGAATTGAACCACGTGGCCCGAAGCCGGAGCCGTCGTTGAATTTGCGGTCGGCGCCGCAAGCGAGGCGATGCTCCCCGGTTTACTGCCATGACTGAGGGAATGAATATGGCCGCCGCCGGAAGTCAGGATCTCAAGCGCATCGGCGGTGCCGGAAATATCGAAGCCGCTTGCACCGCCGGTAAAGTACGTCGCGTTGGTGTCGCTGACGACGAGTTTCTTATCCGAAATATCAAAGTCCTGCGCTTGCGCGTTTCCCTTTCCAAGAAGAACAATGAACGTTCCTTTTGGTACTGATGACCAGAGTGCTGCATTCGAAAACACGACCGGCGTCTGCGCATTGCCGGCGGAGCTGTAGTCGCGAAGCTGCATCCCGCGCATATCCAGGTTGTTCTGGATGACCAGAAGCTCGACCCATTCCCCGCTTTGCGCCGATGCATTAAAATACTCGTTCACTACGACGGTTGGCGACGACGAAGCGGCTCCGGTGGTGTAGGTGACCTGGTCTTTCGACGAAGGGAAATTGTCCGTCTTATAGTTGCGCTGACAACCGCTTCCGTTGTAGGGATAAATCCTGAACGAGTAGCTGGTCAGACTCAGGAGGCCGGTACACTGCAGCGAATCTCCGCTGCCGTACGGGACATTGACAACCGCCGAACCGTCGCCGAGGTTGGTATCGTTCGAATACGTTACACCGTCCACAGGGTCGCTGAACGCGTTCGTGGTATTCGCGAGGATAAGATAGCCGGAGGGAACGGTACCTCCGGCCGAGTCGATCCACCGGATCGTGATTGAGGAGTTCGTGATCGTCGGTGTCGTAAGGTTGAACCCTCCCGGATACTTTGATGGCTCGGCGGCAAGCGTTGCCGACCCTGTCGTTGCACTGCAGGAAGGGACCGTCCCGTCGATTTTGTAGTTGATCTGCGACGACGAGCCGTTATAAGAATACATATGCACATAGTATGTCGTTCCGCACGAGAGGCCGGTGAACTGGTGCGACGTCCCCCCGCTGTTGGCCACATTCACTACCGCACGGTTGTCGGTCAGGTCCGTGTCGTCGGCATAGACCGAACCGTCTTCGGGCGTGAAATAATCGTCCGATGCGTAGAGCTCGATCAGGTACCCGGAGGGCTGCTGACTCCCTGCCGCGGCGTTCGTCCAGCTGACCGTCAGACTGGACGAAGTGACGTTCCCTATCGCAAGGTTCGTCACATGGTTGGAAGGTTCAACGGCATACGTCGGAGTCAGTTTCGAGAGGTCGTTGAAGTTGATATAGTTCGCCCACTCGGGATGATCGACAAACGGATTGCGGTTGTTCTGGATCGATTGGATATAGTTGTTCCGCGATACTTCCCACGCGTCGGGAGGGTCGTCTTTATTCCACTGCAAAAGAAGGTTCACATCCTGTGCTGCTTCGCTCAGCGAATCGAGTATAACATTGTTGAGATGATTGAATGTCCAGTCGTAGCCATTCACGCCGTTATAGCAAACGGCCATGTAGAAAAGAGCGCGTGCGAAATCCCCCTTGTGCGACTGACGAGGCTCGAAGACGGTATGCCCGCTCGCATCCGTTCCGACCTTGCACGCCAAAAAAGTGTATGTTGGAGAAACAACGACTCCCTCAGGATGATTGCTCCTCGGGTCGTTTGCGTGTACCTGATTCACGGGAAAAAGGTGATGCTGGTCGGAATACTCAGGCAAGCTTGTAAAATTGGATGCGTGCGCGCTCGGCATCCAACTCTGGCACCAGGAGTGCTCGCGGCTGAATCCCGAGTCATTGTTCACTCCGGCGTTTCCCCACCATTTAAAGGGCGGCGTGTAAACGTAGTTAAGCCCGGAATACACACACGTCACAACTTTCTGCCCGTTCGTCGTATCGCGCGAGGCGAAGTTGGCAATGTTCGTCTCATCGTAATTGTCGTAGGTGATGCGGGTGTGAGGATTGATCAGGTTCTGGAGGTCAGTGACAAAGGTCGCGCTTGATGTGGAAATACCGTCGAAGTAAGTTCCGGGCTGCGCCCAGAGGGATAATGATTGAAGAACGATCAGAGAGACAAGAACGCCGAGGCTCTTCCTCGATGTTCTCAAAGATTTCAAACCAGCGCCCATTCAGCAACAGCACCATTCTCCCCCCCGCGATGAATTAATAATGTGAATTATGAATTACGAATCTCTTCGTACGTAAGATCCCATCGTTCGGCGCCGGCCCATTCCGACCATTCCACAATGTACCCGGCGTAGCGTTGATTTAATGTACATACGGCAACCCGGCGGGACGATGACCAACAGCACGCATAATGAAAAAATAAACAAACGGCGGAAGAAATACCAGCGGCAACCCCGTTTTATTCCCCGTTACCCCCTCCGCCCGAAGGTTCGAGGGGATGGCTTTGCAAGACCTCCGCGGAGGATCCATGACGCTGCATTTCCGTTACACTGGAATGTACCATCAGAAACGCCTGCGGTCACCAATTCGTAGTGTCATGGATTCTCCCAAAGGGATGCTTCGGAAGGAGCATCCGTCGCTGCGCTCCTCAGAATGACACAGACTCAGCATCCTTGAGAATATTGAAGCCACCAACAACTATATGTCATTCCGAGCGCAGCGAGGAATCTATGCCGTTAGAAAGATTCTTCGTCGTCGCAAAGAACAGTCCTCCTCAGAATGACAGAGATTCAGCTTCCTTGAGAATATTGAAACCACCAACGACTACATGTCATTCCGAGCGAAGCGAGGAATCTATGCTGTCGTCGGTTCCTTCACTCTTTCGCCGTAAGAAAGATTCTTCGTCGTCGCATAGAACGCTCCTCCTCAGAATGACAAGGACCCGGTTTCCTTGAGAATATTGGAGCCACCAACAACTACATGTCATTCCGAGCGTAGCGAGGAATCTATGCTGTCGTCGGTTCCTTCACTTTTTCACCGTGTGAAAGATTCTTCGTCGTCGCAAAAAACGCTCCTCCTCGGAATGACATAGACTCAGTAACCTTAAGAATATCTGAGCCACCAACAACTACATGTCATTCCGAGCGTAGCGAGGAATCTATCTTAAAATCTGACCTCTTCAAAATTAGGGTTTATCGATGAGATGAGATCAATTTTTTTCTGCCTCCCCCACCCCTTAATTTGCTTTTCTCTCGAAATTGCGTCGCGCACGTCAGAGTACTCTTCAAAATACACTAACTTCGAAATTTTATAGCGAGATGTGAATCCGGGATTCGAATGCATGCAGTGCTCGGCTACCCGGCGTTCTAAGTTATTTGTCAACCCTGTGTACAACGTCATCTTTCTATTTGTCATTATATAGATGTAGTATTTGCGCATGTTTCTCCCCTAAAGAATGGCTTTCATGAGGCCTGAGTGCCTGAGAACAAAAGGCGGACCGAGACTATTTGTCACCCCGAGCCAGCGAGGGGTCCCTGCGGTAAGAAAGATTCTTCGTCGTCGCAAAAAACGCTCCTCCTCAGAATGACACAGACTCAGCTTCCTTGAGAATATTAAATCCACCAACAACCACATGTCATTCCGATCGCAGCGAGGAATCTACACAGGAAGAAGAACGCTCTTCCTCAGAATGACATAGACTCAGCTTCCATGAGAATATTGGAACCACCAACAACTGCATGTCATTCCGAGCGCAGCGAGGAATCTATACCGCAAGAAAGATTCTTCGTCGTCGCAAAGAACACTCCTCCTCAGAATGACAGAGACCCAGCTTCTTTGAGAATATTGGAGCCACCAACAACTACATGTCATTCCGAGCGAAGCGAGGAATCTATGCGGCAAGAAAGATTCTTCGTCGTCGCAAAGAACGCTCCTCCTCAGAATGACAGAGACTCAGCTTCTTTGAGAATATCGGAGCCACCAACAACTACATGTCATTCCGAGCGCAGCGAGGAATCTATGGCGTTAGAAAGATTCTTCGTCGTCGCAAAGAACGCTCCTCCTCAGAATGAAAGAGACGGAACTAGACTCCGCTACTTAATTATCCAGACCCCAATCTGCGCAATCTGCAATCAGCGCAAAATCAGCGCCATCTGCGTAATCACTTCAGCAGAAGCATCTTCTTCACGTCCCGTTTCCCTCCCGACTGCAGTACATAAAAGTATATCCCCGAGCTCAAGCATCCCGCATTCATCCGAACACGATATCGCAGGTTCGCGTCCGCATCTCCATCGAACAGCGACATCACTTCCTCACCGAGCGTGTTGTACACTTTCAGCGTCGCGATGCCCGCCGTCGGCACCGCAAATTCGATGCTGGTTTCCGGGTTGAACGGGTTCGGGTAATTCTGTCCGAGCAGCATCGTATTCGGCGCCAACGTTATCGTTGCTTCCACTTCATCGCTGTACTCGAAGTTTCCGTTGCGGTCGATCTGCTTCAGACGGTAATTGTAGCTCCCAACCACCGCGGATACATCCTTGAAAGAATAACGATGTATGCTGCTGCTCGTCCCCTGTCCCGCCACAAACCCAAGCTTCACCCAACCGTTCATTGTTGATTGTTCATTGTTCATTGTACTCCGCTCCACCTCAAACCCGTAATTCTCCGTCTCCGTCGCCGTCGTCCAGCGAAGCTCGACCCCATCCTCCGCTGTGCGAGCCGTGAACGAACTCAGCTCGACGGGAAGCGGGACATTCCCCCACGAGGTTGCGACACGAATGCCGTCAATTCTCAGCGTCGGTGCCGTCCCCGCTCCTCCTTGCCGCAGCGCAATGGCTCCGATGCTCTGGGCGTCGTTCTCCCCGGCGGGAGCGCTTGCCGAGGGGGTATGTTCCGGCGCGTTCAACGGCGGATCGACAAAAAGATCGGCCGTGTCGTCGGTGTCAGATTTATTTTTGAACGTGTATTTCAAAACGAGAAGATACGTCGTGTTGTACGAATAGACAGCGCGCGTATAGTTCGGCTCCGTGCTGCTCTTGCTTACGCCGAAGGCAAGCTTGCCGGCGCTGTCTTTCACAAAGACGCGCCCCGTGAACGTTCCGAGGGAACTGGTGCTGAAATGGAAGAAGAAATCTCCGCCGCTTTGGGCTGCGCTCACATTGACAAGCATCGACGCGTACACCGACCCGCTGGCGATCGTGAAAAACGTGACATGGTCGTCTTCCCCGCTGGACGACAGCTGCGCGGCATTGCCGATGCCGGACGAATGATATCCCGCGTAGGTCAATCCGGGAGAAACGACGCAGATCGGGTTCGTCCCTTCCGCGCCGTGAGCGCTCCAGCCGTCGCCGGTGATCGGCCCGGAAACGGCGTACGGAAAATTCTCGACAACGATCGCGTTCGTCGTCTCGAATACGCCGGAGGTCGGGTTGATCAAACCTCCGGTGTTCGAGGCGGTCAGGCTGACGCCTAACTCCCCTTTCGTGAATCTGATATCATCCCATGAAACTGACCCCGACGACAGAACTTTCGTTAACCCGGATGCCGAACCCGGCGCGTCCGTCCCGGACGCAAGAAGTATTGTGACATTCCCGTGAGCTTCCGTGTCTTTATTGTTGTTCGCGTCGCGCGCTTCAAGCGAAACGCTGATGTTCGTGTTCAGGTTCGCGAACTGGACCGGAGCAGCGATAAACACGAGCTGCGTCGCTATGACTCCGATCGCATTTTTCGCGGAGTCCGAGACCGCGGCCGGGAACAAACTCATCTGAGAGCTTGTCACGTCGTTCTGCGTGATGGTGTTGGCCGGTGTCAGCTTGAACTGGAAGACCTGTCCGTCGTGGAGTCCCGACGTCTTCAGCGAGATCCTGAGCGAGAGTGTTTTTGTCCCCTTGCTTGGCGCGGTCGCGGTAAAATTACCGAACACGAGCGAAGCCGCTCCGATCGTCCCGCTTGCGAGATGCGTCGATCCGTCGAACAGGTCGGCCGCAAGAATTGCGCTCGACCAATCGGCGACCTTGTTGGCCGGGCCTTGCGTGAATGTCAGCCCTGTGACAATGGTCGGCTTCCCGTCGCCGTCCGACAATGCCGCTCCCCCGTCCCGGATCTTGACCTGCCACACCTGGGTCCCGGTCGTCGATGTGAGCGGCGAAGGATGATTTGAGATGGAAGAGATCGCAGCCGTTTCTGAACCCGCGATAGCGACGATGTCGCTCAGCGATGCGGCGGCAGTTGCTCCGGTTGTCTTGCTTCCGGTCAGCGGGGCCGCAGTCAGATAATTTGTGCCGTATCCTTTTCCGTTGAAGGCGAAGACCTCGTAACCGTACGTGGTTGATGCGGTCAATCCTTCTTCCGTGAATGATGTTCCGCTGCCGGCATATTCCACAACGCCGTCTCCGATGGTTTGACCGGCAATATAGGAATTGCCGTCGGCGGGAATCCCCGTCGGCAATGCGCTGGTGCGGCGGAGAACGAGGTAGCTTTCCGCGGTTGCGGACGGGGTGAACGATACCTGCATCGACGTCGAGCCGACGTTCGAAAAAACGAGCGCGGTCGGCTGCGACTTCGGCTCGGACTCGGGACCTGCGGTGATCGTGATGTCGTCGATGCTGATCTTCGGACGGCTCCCCGTCGTTCCGCCGGTGCCGTTATAACAATAGAACCGGATTCTCGCCGCCGAGCAGTTCTTAAGATTTTGAGGAAGCGGAATCCCGGAGAGAGTCCCGAACGACAACGCGCCGTTGACGAGATTCAGCACCGCGGCCGCGGTCAGTTCGGTGAAGGCGGCGCCGTCCCCGCTCGTATAAACGCGGAGCGATGCGCAGCGCGGGCTGGCGCCGACGGTGCCGTTGGTGCTGTCCCCCCATCGAAAGCTGAGCATCCCCGGCGCAACGCCGGTGAAGTCCACAAAAAGATCGATCGCGGCCGAAGCGGAATTATCCGCCGTGCCGGTGGCGAGGAGAAGAATATTTCCGGTCCCCCGCTGGACGCCGGCGGAGGTACCGGTGGAAAATTTTTGGGTCGGGACGGTGATCCTGATGCCGTCCGGGATCGTGCCGCGCGAATTCGTATCCACGGCGCCGAAGCGTTCCGCCCCGGTGCCGGAGGCGAAGCCGTTCGTCCAGTCTGCAATGTCAGAGAAATTTTCGGTGTACATCATGCCGGCAGTCGAGGACATCGGAAGCGGCGTTTGCGCGAACAATGGAGAGAGAAGAAAAAATGCGGAGAAAAAAAGATAGAATGGTTTCATGGAGCCCCCTTTTTTTTCAGTTAACAGTTAGCAGCTATCAGTTATCAGCTAACAATCAACAATGAACAATTAACAAGCGTGCGTAGGTCAGACATTCTTGTCTGACCTAACAATTAACAAAAATGGGGAGATGGTTTTGGGGAGAAAAAAGATGGGAGAGTAACTGGACCAATATTGGAATTGGTGGGATAAGATGCAAGTGGATTTGGGTACTTGGCTGCTTTGAGAAGTCAACCCTTCGACGCGCTCCCCCGACTTCGTCGGGGTCGCTTGCTCAGGGTGAACAAGCATTTATTATAATTAAAGAATCTGCTCATCCTGAGCGAGCCTCGCGAAGCGAGGCGAGCCGAAGGACATCCTGAGCGAGCCTCGCATAGCGAGGCGAGACGAAGGACATCCTGAGCGAGTGGCGCGGCTTTATCGTGCCACGAGACGAATGACAAGTTGCGCCCTTCGACGCGCTCCCCCGACTTCGTCGGGATCGCTTGCTCCCCGAAGGGGTCCCTTAGGGGACAGGGTGAACAAGCATTTATTATAATTAAAAAATCTGCTCATCCTGAGCGAGCCTCGCGAAGCGAGGCGAGACGAAGGACATCCTGAGCGAGTGCTGCAGCTTTATCGCGGCACGAGACGAAGGACATCCTGAGCGAGTGCTGCAGCCTTATCGCGGCACGAGACGAAGGACATCCTGAGCGAGTGGCGCGGCTTTATCGCGGCACGAGACGAAGGACATCTTGAGCGAGTGGCGCGGCTTTATCGCGGCACGAGACGAAGGACATCTTGAGCCCTTCGACTCCCCTGTTCCGCTTTCAGCGGAACAGGTTCGCTCAGGGTGAACAAGCTTTTTCGATCCCCTTTATAAAACGAAAAGCCAGTCGGCGTTTCAACCGGCTGGCTTTTCAAAAAAACTACAGCTCTTCTACAACATTACTTCAGCAGGATCATCTTCTTGATCTGACGGGTCTCTCCCGTTTGCAGAACGTAAAAGTATGTTCCGGAGCTGAGCGAGCTTGCGTTCATGTTCACATGAATCAGCTGGTTCGCCTGCGCCGTGCCGTCGAACAGCGTCATCACTTCCTGCCCGAGCATGTTGTACACTTTCATAGTCGCCTTCTGATCCGTTGGCACGGCAAAGGTGATCATGGTCGTCGGGTTGAAAGGATTCGGATAGTTCTGGCTCAGTTCGTAGTCAGCCGGCGTGAGGCCGATCGTCGCATTCACGGCCGCGCTGTACACGAACGCACCGTTATGGTCGATCTGCTTCAGACGGTAGGTATACGTACCGGCGGCAACCTGGTCTGTGTAGCTGTAATGATGACCAACGTTGCTCGTTCCGTTTCCTGCCACAAACCCGACCTGCTGATAGGAGCTGGTCGAGGTCTTCCGTTCGATCGCAAAGCCGGAGTTGTTCACTTCGGTCGCGGTCGACCAGGCAAGTTCCACCGACTTCCCGTTGGGCGTCGCAGTGAAGCTCTTCAACTCAACCGGCAAGTTCAAACTTGTCCAATCCTGGCTGACATGGATTCCGTCGATGACAAGGTAAGGTGCGGTCGTGGCTGATCCCTGACGCAATGCAATAAATGAAATTTCATGGGCGACACTTAAACCTGTCCCAAACTGCGAAGCCGCGCCATCGCCATACGCTTGAGCGTTGGGCGATCCCGGTTCGGAAGTCCAGTCATCGCCCGATTGGAAGACGTAAAGACTGGCATTCCCGGCTCCACTGAGGGAAGTGTCGAGAGGAGCTCCGCCAAAGTCGTACTTTACTACTAGAAGGTAGGTGGTGTTACGCTGATAAATCGAGTCAGTAAACACGGGAAGCCCAGTTCCTGACACGAGGGCACCCCTGGCAATCCCAAACGTTAAAGAGCTGTCAGGCTTTGTAGATTTCCGGACGTACACACGAGCCCAAAAATCAGAGGTGTTCATAGTAGTACCGACTGCCTGCGCTCCGCCGCCGTAATCTCCAAAGTGAAAGAAATAATCACCGACAGCATTTAACTTATTATTTGGAGTGGTTCCGACAGTATCGATATTGACCAGGAATGATGCATATACTACGCCAGATCCAGTCGAGCACGTGATACTATCCGACTCCGATGCCACGAATCTGTAGTTGACGTCTTGTCCAGTCCTTTTGAGCACGAGGGCTTTCCCGCCGGATGGATATGTTGTAACTCCAGACAAAGTCAAATTTGAGTCGGATATTTGCTCGGGATTTGTGCCAGCGCTGCTATGTGCGAGCCATCCCGTGTTATCGACTGTCAGTAGCGTTTGAAGTGGATAATTGAAATCCTCCGTGAAGATCTGCGCGAACGTCGACTGTGCGCCGAGTCCGAGCAGGAAGAGGATGCATAATACAGTAAACAGTTTTTTCATAAGTGGATCCTTTCTGAGATTGATGAGGTGTGGGTTAATAAGAATTACGATTTACGAATTTCAATTTACGATCTTGGGAAAGGAGTTCTTGGTCCTCAGTGTCCGGTGTCTGGTATTGCCTTCCGCCAGTCACTCCTTACTCCTTACTGCCTACTGTTTAGTCCTGCGTGCCAAGTCTTAACGTCAGCGCCCGTGCTTCTGTGCTCTTCATTCTCACATCTGAATTCTCCCTTCTGTCTCCCGCTTTCCCCACGATCGCATCGGAGCGGAGGGCGAAGAGGATGGTCGGGATCGTTTTCAACACGAGCGCGAGGTCGAGCGCGAGCGAACGGGTCTGCTCGTACAACAGATCGAGGCGTACGAGGTTCTCGACTCCTTCTTCCCTGCTGCCGTACAGCTGCCAGAGTCCCGAGAGTCCCGCCGGCGCGGTGACCGCCGCGCGCATATCATAGAACGAAGGGGATTCGCGTTTCATCGTTTCGAGGTCGGCGAGCGCCAGCGGGCGCGGGCCGATGAAGCTCATGTCCCCGACCAGAATATTCCACAACTGCGGAAGCTCGTCGAGTCCGGTCAGTCGGAACCATCTGCAGATACGGGGAACGTCGCCGGCGTATTCGGGCCTGAAGAAGATCTGTGCCGCGCCGGGAATGTGCGCGCGGGAATCCCGTTCGCGCATCGTCCGGAGTTTATAGATGCGGAACCGCTCCCGTTCGAGCGAGACACCCCGGTCCTGAACATAGAGGGGGAATGCCCGAGTCTCCCATGCTGCGACGAGGAGGAGCAGAACCATTGCCGGAAAAAGCGCGGCCATGAGCGTCAGCGCGAGAACGACGTCGAAAATTCTTTTCCAGAGAAAATAGGATTTGCGCAAGGGCATTAGGGAGTATGCCTGAGTATCGAATTGATGACGAACAGAAAATCAGCTGAAGCACATGCGGTAGTTCGGGGAAAATATCCGCATTGGGGGGACAAAATGCAAGTTAATTTTGTGTTACGAATCAGGATTTTTTTGGAAAAGAACGCACCGCACAGGACCCGAGGGGATGGTTTCGTCAGCCGCCCGAGTGCAGAGGAACTGCCGTAGGGGCGTCGTGTTTTTGTGGAAGCCGTTCTTTGGAAGTCGCAAAAATTTTTGGAAATGCGTTTGCGAAAAGGGGAATGATTATGTATCATGGGGCGGTGGAAATGGGGGATGGGGGAAGGATGGAGTGGTGGAAGGGTGGAATGGGGGAAGGGTGGAATATTGGAAACATGGAATGGTGGAGGGATGGAATCAGGGGGGCGTTTGGAGAACGGCAACTCTTTTAATGGTGGATAGTTATCTGTGGACAAGGTTTTTTGGGGGGATGCAAATTTGCCCCAGTCATCCTCGGAAGAGGGGGATATGCGGCCATTTCCCGTCCCTTTCATTCCGACGATGACATCGCTATAGAACCAATTCACGTTAAGGAGACAATCGTTATGCACCGACTCATACTCATTGCCGCGCTGGCGGTATCGACGGCCGGATTTGCTGCACAGCCCCTTCAACCGGCCGGCGTCGATTCGCTCATCGCGGCGAGCGATGCCTATTCCCTCCAGACGTTCGAGAACCAGAAGTCGCTCGACGTGCTGATGAAGGCGTATGCCGCCGATTCGACCAACTACGAGGTCCTCTGGCGCATCAGCCGGGCGTACAGCGACATCGGCGAGATCCTTCCGACGGTAACGCAGGAGCAGAAGACGAAACAGCTGGACATGTATGAAAAATCGCTCGATTTTGCCGAGCGCGCGGTGAAGGCAAACCCGAACGGGACGATGGGCTACACCCGGCGGGCGATCGCGACGGGACGGGTGGCGCTTTTTAAGGGAGTATGGGATTCCATCGACCTGGTGAAGGAAGTGAGGGCCGACTGCGAGAAGGCGATCGATCTGGACAAGAGCAATCCCGCGGCGTATTACGTGCTCGGCCGGACGCACGCGAAGCTGTGCGAGAAGCCGAAGATC is a genomic window of Bacteroidota bacterium containing:
- a CDS encoding tetratricopeptide repeat protein, whose amino-acid sequence is MHRLILIAALAVSTAGFAAQPLQPAGVDSLIAASDAYSLQTFENQKSLDVLMKAYAADSTNYEVLWRISRAYSDIGEILPTVTQEQKTKQLDMYEKSLDFAERAVKANPNGTMGYTRRAIATGRVALFKGVWDSIDLVKEVRADCEKAIDLDKSNPAAYYVLGRTHAKLCEKPKIIRWPLGLSWANYDDAKANYEKAIALRPTFIMYRLDAARAYVEVDEYDKAKTELTRIATLPTENQKDNDFRKEAKELLEEIKDK
- a CDS encoding T9SS type A sorting domain-containing protein — its product is MKKLFTVLCILFLLGLGAQSTFAQIFTEDFNYPLQTLLTVDNTGWLAHSSAGTNPEQISDSNLTLSGVTTYPSGGKALVLKRTGQDVNYRFVASESDSITCSTGSGVVYASFLVNIDTVGTTPNNKLNAVGDYFFHFGDYGGGAQAVGTTMNTSDFWARVYVRKSTKPDSSLTFGIARGALVSGTGLPVFTDSIYQRNTTYLLVVKYDFGGAPLDTSLSGAGNASLYVFQSGDDWTSEPGSPNAQAYGDGAASQFGTGLSVAHEISFIALRQGSATTAPYLVIDGIHVSQDWTSLNLPVELKSFTATPNGKSVELAWSTATEVNNSGFAIERKTSTSSYQQVGFVAGNGTSNVGHHYSYTDQVAAGTYTYRLKQIDHNGAFVYSAAVNATIGLTPADYELSQNYPNPFNPTTMITFAVPTDQKATMKVYNMLGQEVMTLFDGTAQANQLIHVNMNASSLSSGTYFYVLQTGETRQIKKMILLK
- a CDS encoding sugar transferase; this translates as MPLRKSYFLWKRIFDVVLALTLMAALFPAMVLLLLVAAWETRAFPLYVQDRGVSLERERFRIYKLRTMRERDSRAHIPGAAQIFFRPEYAGDVPRICRWFRLTGLDELPQLWNILVGDMSFIGPRPLALADLETMKRESPSFYDMRAAVTAPAGLSGLWQLYGSREEGVENLVRLDLLYEQTRSLALDLALVLKTIPTILFALRSDAIVGKAGDRRENSDVRMKSTEARALTLRLGTQD